The region CGACGAAATCACGCTGGACGAAATCGCGAAGCTCAACCCGGAACGCATTTGCCTGTCGCCCGGCCCGAGCAACCCGCAACATGCCGGCATCACGCTCGACGTGCTGCGCGAGTTCGCCGGCAAGACGCCGATTCTCGGCGTCTGCCTCGGCCATCAGGCAATCGGTGAAGCATTCGGCGGCCGCGTGGTGCGCGCGCAAACCATCATGCACGGCAAGGTCAGCACGATCGAAACCGACTGCAAAGGTGTGTTCGCCGACCTGCCGAAGCATTTCGTCGTGACGCGTTATCACTCGCTCGCGATCGAACGCGAATCGCTGCCGGATTGCCTCGAAGTGTCCGCATGGACCGAAGACGGCGAAATCATGGGCGTGCGTCACAAGGAACTGGCCGTTGAAGGCGTGCAGTTCCATCCGGAATCGATCCTGTCGGAACACGGCCACGCCTTGCTCGAAAACTTCGTGAAACAGTCGAAGACAGCTCGCCGCACCGCTTGATGAAGAGAGACGAAATCATGTCGATTACGCCCCAGGAAGCGCTGCAACGCACGATCGAGCACCGCGAAATTTTCCACGACGAAATGCTGCATCTGATGCGGCTCATCATGCGCGGCGAACTGTCGCCCGTGATGTCGGCGGCGATCATCACCGGCTTGCGCGTCAAAAAAGAGACCATCGGCGAAATCACCGCTGCCGCTACGGTGATGCGTGAATTTGCCCGACACGTCGAGGTGCAGGACAACTCGAACTTCGTCGATATCGTCGGCACCGGCGGCGACGGCTCGCAAACCTTCAACATTTCCACTGCAAGCATGTTCGTTTCGGCTGCGGCGGGCGCCAAGGTCGCGAAGCATGGTGGCCGCAGCGTGTCGAGCAAGTCGGGCAGCGCGGACGTCCTTGAAGCACTCGGCGTGAATATCGATCTGCAGCCGGAACAGGTGGCGGCTTCGATTGCGGAAACCGGCATGGGCTTCAT is a window of Paraburkholderia phytofirmans OLGA172 DNA encoding:
- a CDS encoding aminodeoxychorismate/anthranilate synthase component II, coding for MLLMIDNYDSFTYNLVQYFGELGEDVRTYRNDEITLDEIAKLNPERICLSPGPSNPQHAGITLDVLREFAGKTPILGVCLGHQAIGEAFGGRVVRAQTIMHGKVSTIETDCKGVFADLPKHFVVTRYHSLAIERESLPDCLEVSAWTEDGEIMGVRHKELAVEGVQFHPESILSEHGHALLENFVKQSKTARRTA